From a single Sphaeramia orbicularis chromosome 4, fSphaOr1.1, whole genome shotgun sequence genomic region:
- the smim7 gene encoding small integral membrane protein 7 → MIGDLLIFGTLLVNAGAVLNFKLKRKESQGFGDESSGPATGDNIREFLLSLRYFRIFIALWNIFIMFCMILLFGS, encoded by the exons ATGATTGGTGATCTGTTAATATTCGG GACTTTACTGGTGAACGCAGGGGCTGTGCTGAATTTTAAACT CAAAAGGAAGGAATCCCAAGGATTTGGAGATGAGTCCAGCGGACCAGCGACAG GTGACAACATCAGAGAGTTCCTGCTCAGCCTACGATACTTTCGGATCTTCATCGCTTTGTGGAACATCTTCATCATGTTCTGCATGATCCT